From a region of the Agrobacterium tumefaciens genome:
- a CDS encoding YegP family protein, giving the protein MAHKFEIYKDKAGEFRVRFKYNNEVIFSTEGYASKASAQNAIASIKKNGPDAPTEDNS; this is encoded by the coding sequence ATGGCTCATAAATTCGAAATTTATAAAGACAAGGCTGGCGAATTCCGTGTTCGCTTCAAATACAACAATGAAGTCATCTTCTCGACGGAAGGTTATGCTTCCAAGGCGAGTGCGCAAAACGCCATCGCCTCAATCAAGAAGAATGGCCCGGACGCACCGACCGAAGATAACAGCTAG
- the mqo gene encoding malate dehydrogenase (quinone) — protein sequence MAVTPIDQDKFQTTDFSNNSLPMNRRQVLGTALAGLAAAALPSSPVSANSPTQKVDVLLIGGGIMSTTLGVWLRELEPNWSIKMIERMDSVALESSNGWNNAGTGHSALAELNYTPEDANGNVKITQAIAINEAFQISRQFWAWQVKNGVLKNPRSFINHTPHMSFVWGDENIAYLEKRYEALKASPLFAGMEFSTDPEQIKKWVPLMMEGRDPSQKIGATWSPLGTDMEFGEITRQFASHLQSQPNFDLKVNSEVSDIQRNPDGSWRVTYANVNDSTEETVDAKFVFIGAGGGALHLLQMSGIPEGDDYAGFPVGGSFLVNENPDVTMQHLAKAYGKASVGSPPMSVPHLDTRVIGGKRVILFGPFATFSTKFLKNGSYFDLVSSVTTSNAWPMVRVGVDEYPLVEYLAGQLMMSDDDRFAALQEYFPNAKQNDWRLWQAGQRVQIIKRDADKGGVLKLGTEIVASQDGSIAGLLGASPGASTAAPIMLNVLEKVFKDKVATPEWQAKIRQIVPSYGTKLNDSADMVQQEWAYTAEKLQLPTPPQINRDALNSATTAPAGEPAKKVPDIAL from the coding sequence ATGGCCGTGACTCCCATCGATCAAGACAAATTTCAGACCACCGATTTTTCCAACAATTCGCTTCCCATGAACCGTAGACAGGTTCTCGGCACCGCGCTGGCAGGACTTGCCGCAGCCGCATTGCCATCTTCGCCGGTATCGGCAAATAGCCCGACGCAGAAGGTCGACGTGCTGCTGATTGGCGGCGGCATCATGAGCACGACCCTCGGTGTTTGGCTGCGCGAACTCGAGCCGAACTGGTCGATCAAGATGATCGAGCGGATGGACAGCGTCGCACTCGAAAGCTCGAATGGCTGGAACAATGCCGGCACGGGCCACTCCGCGCTCGCCGAACTGAATTACACGCCCGAAGATGCCAACGGCAACGTCAAGATCACTCAGGCGATTGCAATCAACGAAGCATTCCAGATTTCCCGTCAGTTCTGGGCATGGCAGGTGAAGAACGGCGTTCTGAAGAACCCTCGCTCGTTCATCAACCACACGCCGCATATGAGCTTCGTCTGGGGCGACGAGAATATCGCCTATCTTGAAAAGCGCTATGAGGCGCTGAAGGCCAGCCCGCTTTTCGCCGGAATGGAATTCTCTACCGATCCGGAGCAGATCAAGAAGTGGGTGCCGCTGATGATGGAAGGTCGCGATCCTTCCCAGAAGATCGGCGCAACCTGGTCGCCGCTCGGCACCGACATGGAATTCGGCGAGATTACCCGCCAGTTCGCCTCGCATCTGCAAAGCCAGCCTAACTTTGACCTCAAGGTCAACAGTGAGGTTTCCGACATCCAGCGCAATCCCGATGGAAGCTGGCGTGTGACCTACGCCAACGTGAACGATTCCACCGAAGAAACCGTGGACGCCAAGTTCGTCTTTATCGGTGCTGGCGGCGGCGCGCTACATCTCCTGCAGATGTCCGGCATTCCTGAAGGCGACGACTATGCGGGCTTCCCGGTCGGCGGCTCCTTCCTCGTCAACGAAAATCCCGACGTGACGATGCAGCATCTGGCAAAGGCTTATGGCAAGGCATCGGTCGGCTCTCCGCCCATGTCCGTTCCGCACCTCGATACACGGGTTATCGGTGGCAAGCGCGTCATCCTGTTTGGACCTTTCGCAACCTTCTCGACAAAGTTCCTCAAGAACGGTTCCTATTTCGACCTGGTTTCTTCTGTAACGACCAGCAATGCCTGGCCGATGGTGCGCGTCGGCGTCGATGAATACCCACTGGTAGAATATCTCGCGGGTCAGTTGATGATGTCGGACGACGATCGCTTCGCGGCATTGCAGGAATATTTCCCGAATGCCAAGCAGAACGACTGGCGTCTGTGGCAGGCAGGCCAGCGCGTCCAGATCATCAAGCGCGATGCCGACAAGGGTGGCGTTCTGAAGCTCGGCACGGAAATTGTCGCCTCGCAGGATGGCAGCATTGCCGGTCTGCTCGGCGCATCGCCAGGCGCGTCTACGGCAGCCCCGATCATGCTCAACGTTCTGGAAAAGGTCTTCAAGGACAAGGTAGCAACTCCGGAATGGCAAGCCAAAATCCGCCAAATCGTTCCAAGCTACGGTACGAAGCTGAACGATTCCGCCGACATGGTACAGCAGGAATGGGCCTACACCGCCGAAAAGCTGCAACTGCCGACGCCGCCGCAGATCAATCGCGACGCGCTGAACTCCGCCACAACGGCACCGGCTGGCGAGCCTGCGAAAAAGGTTCCCGATATCGCCCTGTAA